The Helicobacter canis genomic sequence GTATTGGGCTTTGCGATGAGAAATCCTAAAATCCTATGTTTGCTTTTTTAAATTTGTGGCATTACTAGAATCCACTTTTATCGTCATTGCGAGTGGTGCTTGGCAATCCATACTAGAATCCACTTTTGCAAAAGTGGATTCTACCCTTTGTGCGTTTTTTCTGCTTGGGATTCTAAGATTGTGTTATGGATCACCACGCCGCTTTGCGCGGCTCGCGATGATGGGGAAAGTCGCTTACTTTGTCATTGCGAGCCGCTGCGGTAGCAGTGGCGTGGCAATCCATTGGCATTCCCCTAGAATCCACTTTGAGCTAGAGCCACATTTAGCCCAAATCTAGCCCCACCCAAACTACTAAAACTGCTTTAAAATCTCTTGTATCTCGCTGTTATAAGCGATTTGTGGCATATCTTCTATATAAGTGAGTGCGATTTGCTTAAAGCCATAGTGGATAAGATCTTTAAGAAATTGATAAAAATCATCGCGCTCGGTGAAGATGATTTTAGTGCTAAAGATTAAGTTTTCAAACACTTCTTTAAAGCCTTTTGCCTGACAGAGCGTAGTAAAATCCTTATACGCTATGCCATTTAGCTGCTCGGATTCTAGGGAGTCTTCTGCCTGTGCGGCGTGGGAGATATGATCTAAGCTTGTATCAAAATCACGCAAGATTTCAAGCATTTGCGTATGGATAGCATTGTGCTGGGCGCGGGGGGCTGAAGCTAGCAAGATCTGGTAAAGCTCTGTGAAAATCTCAGCTTTTTTGGGGAAGTCTTGCGCAATATCCGCGATTAGCACACCTATGCACGCGCGTTTATCGCTAGAATCTAGTGCTAAAGCTAGGTTAAAATAATGCGCCGCAAGGGTGAAATCCCTAGCCACAAGGGCTTTGAAGCCTTTGTTTATCAAGCGTTTTTTACGCGGATTGTAGGTGGGGTTTGGTGGGATTATGGTCATACTCTGCCTTTATCGAACTTCTACTACTTCCATATCTGGGTGTATATCGCGCTTAAGCTGCTGCTCTACACCGCGCTTTAGCGTGATATGCGAAGCAGAGCAGCCTTGACACGCCCCAAGCAAGCGCACATAAACTTTACCGCCTTTAATCTCTTGCAGCTCTATATCGCCAGAATCGCGCAAAAGATGCGGTCGCACCTTTTCTAATGATCGTTGCACAGGCTCATACAGCTCGCTATCGCTAAAAGGTAGCATTACACTCCTTATGAGAATAAATAATTACGATATATGAATGTGTTTATAATGGGTTTTTTTAAACAACGCAAGAGACAAAGGGGCAATGTAGTAGAAGCGATTCTATCCTAGCTACCTTGAAGCTATTAGTAGAATCTATTTATACCAAATCCTTACACTAGAATCTGCTTGCACTAGAATCTATACTTCGCGCCCAAGGTTACTAAATGCAGCTGCCCTAAGCCATTTTGACTTTGGATAAAGCTCTTTGTATTATCTTTGAGCGCGAGTGAGTAGGCAAGCCCCACATCTGCCCTCCCGCCAAAGAGATTATACCTAGCACCAAGCCCTAGCATATAGGAGTTGGCATCAGGGATACCAAATGTATCTCTGCCTTGTGGCACAGGGGTAAAATCTAGCGCGAGTGATCCCATAAGCGTGAGATTTTCGGTAGAGAAGTGTGTAAAGCCTAGGCGGAAGGCATTGCTATTTTTCCAGCCACGCCCCATAGCCACGGCATTGTAGTCGGCTCCTGCCATATTTTGATATGCCGTTGCGATAATGGTATTTTCAAACCCAGGCGTAAAGCCTTGTGCATTGCTAAATTCTTGATTGCTATATTGAAATTCAAAAATATCCGCACTTCCCCAGAATGTATGCTCATAGGTAAATTCTGCGAGAAGTTTGCCAAGCCTTTGGGCTAGGGCGACATTAAGTGTATCGGGCAAATCCGTAGAAAGCAGCAAGTTTGCTCGCATATCAACCGTCCCTTTTCCAGCCAACTTCCCACCATCTATGTGTGAAGTAGCAAAGAGATTGCCTTTCATATCAAAATGCACTTTAGAGCGATAAGTAGCCGCTAGGGTCGTGGTTTTGGTAAGTTTTAATGTAAGTGCGACATTGTAGCCTAGCCCCCAAGCCTTTGTCGATGATGATTGGGAAATTTTAGTAGTGCCTTTTATATTTAAGCCAAGCCCCATAGCATTTTCTGCAGTGTAAGGCACATACAGCGTATTATCAAAATCCCCAGAGCCATAGATGATACGCGCTCCAGCAGCAAGCCCTAGCCGATCCCATAGCGTGAGGGAGACCACGGGATTTGTCTCTATCATCATTATCCCCACATTGTCTAAAAACTCTCCCCCCTCACCGCTCCAATCCATACTAAGCCCTGAGGGCGTTGTGATTGATAGCCCGAAGTTTGTCTTCACGCTATCGCCTATATGCCACGGCTTGGTTTTGAAAAATATCTTTGGTGCAAAGGCTAGAGTGGGGTTTGCCCTACCGCTTACGATAGCGGGTCCTGCTGGGCGATTTGGACCCAAAGCAGCTCCATTTCCCGTAGAAATTTCCCCTTTATCTCTACCTGCCGTAGTAAAGTCAAACCCCGGGATAAAAATCATCGTCCCATTAACTTCTATCTCATTAGCTTCATCAAAGCCCATATTCGCGGGATTGTAGTAGCTAGAGTCCGCGCCATACGCCCCAGCGATATATGCAGAGTTTAGCGCGGTGCCATTGAGACTTTGCTCTGTAAGCTTAAAGCCTGAGCCATAGCTAGAGACAATACCCCCAGCAAGCAATATCGCGATTTTTACACGCATATTCCCTCCATTTAAGTTTTAGATTTGCAAGCCACTATAATAAATCAAAAAAAAAAAAAAAACGCAAGCCCCATATCTGCCACCACCAAAGCACCACCAATAATCTCGCCAAGACAATCACATAGCGTATAATAGCAATCCAAAAATGCCACTAGAATCTAGGAGCGATTATGAGAGAGCCACTTATCCTAGCGAGCCTTAGCCCCACGCGTGCGCGGATATTGCAAGAGTGGGGCATAGCATTTAGCCAAATGGATAGCGGATTTGATGAAGAGAGCCTAGAGATCAGCGATCCTGCGAAGTTTGCCTATATCGCTTGTATGAAAAAGCTAGAATCCACTTTAGCACTTTTGGACAAAAGGGGCAAGCTCACTAGTGCGCTAGATTCTGGGGTGCTATGTGCAGATAGCGTGGTAAGTGTCAATGGCAAGCTACTACGCAAAGCTAGAGATAAGCAAGAAGCTAGAAATATGCTAGAATTGCAAGACTCCAAGCATATAAGTATCCTAACAGCCCTAGCCTACCAAAGCAAACGCGCAAGCTTTGTGGATCTAAGCGCGTGTGTCTTGGAGCTAGGGAGATTTGAGCCAAGCGATATGCTAGGCTATGTGGATTCTCTAGCGTGGGTGGGCAAAGCTGGCTGCGTGATGATAGAGGGCTTCCACAAACGCTATATCCGCAGGCAAATCGGGCTAGAATCCAGCGCGTTAGGACTTAGTATAGAAAAGCTTGTGAGATTCTTGGAGCTAGTATGAACACCCCTATTATTACCATTATGCTGCTGGTATCACTAGGGATAGGGCTAGTGGGGCTAGTGGTATTCCTCTGGGGCTTGCGTAATGGGCAGTTTGATGATGCGCATAAAATCACGCACGGCGCGCTATTTGATAGTGTAGAGGATCTAAACCTAGCCAATGCCATAGCTCAAAACCAGCAAGCAACCCCAAACCCCAAACACAAGGAGTCAAAAATGGAGCATTACACCATAGCAGTCATAGGAGCAGGACCCGGAGGCATTAGCGCAAGTGTGGAAGCCACGCTTAAAGGACTCTCTGTCATCTTGCTAGAAAAGGGTGCAGAGCATAATGCCACACTGCGCAAATTCTACAAAGACGGCAAGCGCGTAGATAGAGACTACAAAGGCGATAAAGTCGAGCTTGTAGGCGCGATAGATTTCAGCGATACAAACAAAGAAGGCGCGCTAGCGATGTTTGATAGCCTGCTAGAAAAGCACGCGATCAATGTCGCTTATAACAACGATGTAGAATCGATCCAAAGACAAGATAATGACAGCCTACTTATCCGCACAAGTGGCAATCACTCCATAAGCGCGGATTATGCGATTATCACCATTGGCAAAATGGGGCAGCCCAATAAGCCTAGCTACAAAATCCCTCCAGCGATTTTGCGCCAAGTCAATTACAATGCCTCTAGTATCCAAGCAGGCGAGCGGCTGCTGATCGTAGGCGGTGGGAACTCCGCTGTGGAATACGCTATCGACCTCTGCGCCTCGCACGATACCACGCTAAACTACCGCCGCACCGAGTTTGCAAGGATCAATGATACAAACAAGCAAGAGCTAGAAAAGGTCATAGCAAGCGGCACGCTAAAGACAAAACTAGGCGTGGATATAGAGAGCCTAGAAGAGCAAGGGGGCAAGATTTGTGCGCATTTTAGCGATGGTAGTAGCGATGTGTTTGACCGCGCGATTTATGCCATTGGCGGCTCTTCGCCGGTGGATTTTCTTAAAAAGTGCAATATCGAGCTAGATAGCAACAACCTCCCCATAGTGAATGAGCATTTGCAAACTTCTGTGCAAGGCGTGTTTATCGCTGGGGATATTGGCTTTAAATCTGGGGCGTCTGTGGCTATGGCGATCGCCCAAGCAGAAAAGATCGTTTCTCATATCGCAGGTCATAAGTGAAAATCACTAAGCCTTGCGTGTATCAAGGCGTAGCCTACACGCATTTAAGCGATGATAGCAGAGAGCTAGACTCTCACACACTTTTTGTCCGCACGCCACTAAATGCTGCTTTCACGCCAGATCACCCCAGCATAGAAGCAAAGCAGCTAGCAGAGCTTTTTGCCCCGCTGCCTAAAATCATCGGCATAACCGGCACCAATGGCAAGACCACGACCGCCGCGCTTATCTACTCGCTCTTGCTTGATCTTGGCTACTCGTGTGCGCTAGTTGGCACAAGGGGGGTGTTTGCTAATGACAAGCAGCTTAGACCAAAGGGGCTTACCACGCCTTGCGTGCTAGAGCTGTATGAGATTTTGGCTATGGTTGGGGAGTGTGCGTTTGTGATTATGGAAGTAAGCTCGCACGCGATCGTGCAAGAGCGCATTGCTGGCATTCACTTTTCTATAAAAATCCTAACCAACATCACAAGCGACCACCTAGACTACCACAAGACCCAAGCCGAATATATCCGCGTGAAAAATAGCTTCTTCAGCGATGATGGTTGCAAAATCATCAATGCCGATGAGCCGCACGCTAGCTATAATCGCCACAACGCCCACACCTATGCCATAGAAGCAAACGCCCACCTAAAGCCAAACGCATATAGCCTAGATCACGCCATCACCGCGCATTTATCCTATGCCCCAGCTAGCAGGGCTAAAGACTCTCTAGAGCACGCTATCATACAAGCCCCCCTATATGGCAAGCACAATCTCTACAATATCCTAGCCGCATTGCTTTGTGTCAAGCTCATCGCCCAAAAGCCCCTAGAATCCTGCGCGGAGTATTTGGAGCATTTTGGCGGTGTGGAGGGGCGTATGGAGGTAGTAAGCAAGGATCCTTTGATCATCGTGGATTTTGCCCACACGCACGATGGTATGGAAGCGATTTTTACAAGCTTTATAGGCAAAAATATCGCCGTAGTCTTTGGAGCTGGAGGCGATAGAGACCCCACCAAACGCCCCAAAATGGGCGCAGTGGCGTATAAATACGCAAGCAAGCTCTACATCACAAGCGATAATCCACGCAGCGAAGATCCCACACGCATTATCAACGATATTTTACAAGGCATACCCAAAGATCCTAAAAAGCCCGTGTGTATTGATATTGATCGGCGTGCTAGCATACAAAAAGCCGTAGCGGAGCTAAAAATGGGGGAGCTAAAGAAAGGGGAGCTAAAAATGGAGGGGTTAGGAGGAGATTGGGTGCTGCTGGTGCTAGGCAAGGGCGATGAGACTTACCAAATCATCGGTGATGAAAAGCGGCATTTTGATGATAGGCAAGAAATCCGCGCTGCCCTGCAAGCCCCGCTTCCATAGCTCTCTCCCCCCACGGAGCAAATCAAGCTAAATCCTAGCCCTAAGCAACGCCTGCGTATAAGGGTGGCTAGGTGCGCTAAAGACTTGCGCAAGCTCTCCTTGCTCTATCACCTGCCCGGATTCTAGCACCAGCACACAATCACACATCGCCTCTATCACGCTAAGATCGTGGCTTATGACAAGATAGCTTAGATTAAGCCTTTGCTGCAGGTCTAAAAGTAGCGTGATAATGTCTTGTTGCGTGCTTTTATCAAGTGCGGAAGTAGGCTCATCAAGCAGCAAAATCCTAGCCCCACTTGCCAACGCCCTAGCGATACACACCCTTTGGGCTTCTCCACCGCTAAGAGTAGCACTATATCGGTAGGCAAACGCCCTAGATAGCCCCACTTGCTCTAAAATCTGCATAGCTTGTAGGGGGCTAGATTTTTTGGCATTTTGGCTTTGCAGGGCTTCTTGCACGATCTCTAGCACGCACATTCGCGGATTAAGCGCGGCTAGGGGGTCTTGGAAAACGATTTGCACCATAGAGATAAACGCCCTATCGCGCCTTTTATCCGTGTAGATGAGCGGATCTTTTGACTCTATGGGATAGAGACAAAGCTCACCTAGCTGCCCCTCTAGCCCCAAAATCCCAAGGGCTAGGCTAGACTTTCCACTCCCACTAGCCCCAATTATGCCCACACTATCGCCCATTTTTAGGGCTAGATTGATGCCTTGCACGGCTGGGATTTTTTGCTTTGTGAAGAAGCCTTTAGTCGTGTGATATGCGCCAAAGTTGTGCAAGCGTAGGCATACTTTTTGTGTATCGGCGTTGGCTTTTTGCGCGCTTTTGGGGGATTCTGCGGCGGGGGCTTGCTCATTTACGCCGAGTAAAATCCCTTCGCCCCCGCCTTGAAAACCCCCAAAACGAAGTTTCTTTAGAAAATCATCGCAAAATCCTTCCGCCTGTGGCGTGGTTAAAATTGGGGCATTTTGGGTAAAAATCCTAGAATCCTGTGCGGAGTTTTCTACATTTTGAGCGTTATCCCTAGAATCCACTTTTTGCGTATCGGTATTTTTATCGTCATTGCGAGCCGCTGTGGTAGCAGCGGCGTGGCAAAACAAGGGATACCGCTCGGCGTTAGCCGATGTTTCTTTAGAATCCATAATTTTTGCAGCAGCAAAATAGTCATTACTAGAATCCACTTTTTGTGATTTTTTGGCATTGTGTGAAAAAGTGGATTCTAGGGATTGTGTCTTTGTTTGTGTGGATTGCCACGCTTTGCTACGCAAAGCTCGCAATGACAGAAAATAGGCTTGCTTACTAGAATCCACTTTTTTATTTTCGGCAGATTTTTCACACTCGGCTTGTTTGTCTTCTTCAAGGATTTTAAGATTTGCAGTGGGGCTTTTGGAGTTTTTTGGGGATTTTATGGCAGAGCAAGAGTCTGCGGTTACCATAAAATCCCCAAAATCTGCGGAATGACTATTTAAAGCGCAATCTCCCAAGTCGCTTTTGGATTCTAAGATTGCGGAGCTAGAATCCCTCCCAAAATGCCCGCAAATTTTGCCTCTCTCCATCACATACCCCCTCTCCGCAAACCTCCCCATCAAGCCCAAATCGTGGCTGATAAGCACGATCGCCATTTCTGTAAAAGAGGCTAAAAGCTCTAGAATCTGGCTTTGTATATGCGCATCTAGGGCTGTTGTAGGCTCATCACAGAGTAAAATCTTTGGTCGTGCTAGGATCATCATCGCGATACACACCCTCTGCGCCTGTCCGCCGCTAAGCGTGTGAGGCAGGCGGTGCTTTAGGCTAGATTCTAGCCCCACGGATTCTAGTGCGTCATCAATAATGGCGTTGTAGTGTGATTTTGGCGTGTGGGGCAGGTGCAAGGCGCACATTTCACCTAGCTGCTTTGCTATGCTATGTAGCGGATTTAGGGCGAGCTTGGGGGATTGGGGGATATAGGCTATGCCTTTAGCGCGGATCGTGCGCCATAGAGGCGAGCTGATAGGGCAGGCGGCGAGATTTGCCTCAATGCCTTGTAGCGTGATACTTCCGCGTATATCACTGCCTGCCACTAGCCCCATAAGCAGCTTTGCTAAAAGGCTCTTCCCACTGCCAGACTTCCCTACTATGCCTACGCGCTCATTTGCCCACACTTCTAGCGATATATTTTCTAAGGCAAAGTCCCCAAATCGCGCGCACAAATCCCGCACGCATAGCACAGGCGCACTAGGCTTTAGGGCAGACTTCATCGGGGCTGTGCGCTAGGGTTTAGCGCGTCTCTCACGCCCTCGCCGATAAAGCACAATAGCGATAGCAGCAACGCCACTGCGCTAAAGCCGCTTAGGGCTAAATGCGGGGAGGCAAGGTTGTTTTTCCCCTGCTCTAGTAGCTCGCCTAGGCTCGCACTCCCCACAGGCATACCAAAGCCCAAGAAATCAAGCGTAACAAGCGTGCCGATACTCCCCACCATAAGAAAAGGCACATAGGCGATCGTCGCTACACAGGCATTTGGCAAAATATGCATAAGCATTATCCGCATATCGCTAGCCCCCAAAGCACGCGCCGCCTTGACATACAGGCTCTCGCGCACTTTGAGAAACTCCGCACGCACAATCGCACTAAGGCTAATCCAGCTAAACGCCAGCACAATGCCTAGAATCCACCAAAAGCTAGGTGTGATAAAGCTTGAGAGAATGATGAGCAAAAACAGCAGCGGGATACTTGCATACACCTCTATCCCCCTTTGCCCGATGAGGTCAAGCAGCCCTCCATAATACCCCTGCAAGCCCCCGATAGCAATGCCAATCACCACGCTACACGCGCTTAAAATCAGCCCAAAGGCTATGCTTGTGCGCACGCCATAGATAAGCCGCGCTAGCACATCTCTGGCTTGATCATCAGTGCCCAGCCAATGCCTAAGAGAAGGGGGCGTGGGCGCAGGGGCGTGCAGATCTAGCACGATAGTATCATAGCTATAAGGGATAGGGGCTTTTAGCACAAAGCTATCGCGCAAAAGCTCTTGCATATATGGGTCATTATAATCAGGCTCGGTGTCAAAGTCTCCGCCAAAGGTGGATTCTGGGTAGCTCTGCCACAAGGGGAAGTAAAAATGCGCATTATGGTAGATGAGCAGGGGCTTGTGGTTTGCTAGCAAGGGAGCTAGCAAGGCTAGGAGACAAAGCGCGGCAAAAAGATAGAGCGAGATTCTAGCGCGAGTGTTTTTGGCGAAGGTGTGCCAGCGATTTTGCCATAGGCGGAGGCGGTGGCTCTGTGTGAAATCGCTAGAATCCTTTGCTGGCGTTTTTACACTTTGGGCTTTATCGCTAGAATCCACTTTTTTATTGTCATATTGAGTCGCAGGCGAAATATCTCCATCATTGCAAGCGGTGCTTGTGCTTGTGTAAGCGTTGTTTTTTCTGTCATTGCGAGCGGATTGAAAATCCGCGTGGCAATCCACTTTTTGTGGTTTTTGCGCGTTGTTGCTTGTGGATCGCCACGCCACTGCTAGCGCAGTGTCTCGCGATGACGAAATTGGAGCGTTGTGTTCAAACAAGGATTCTAGGGGGTTTGCATTTTGAGCATTTTTCTTAGAATCCGCTTGCGCGCCTTTGTGGATCGCCACGCCGTGCTGGCACACGGCTCGCGATGACAGAAATGGGGCATTAAGCCTAGAATCCATTTTTTTACTATCGGCGTTGTTTTTTCTGTCATTGCGAGCGGACTGAAAATCCGCGCGGTAATCCATTTTTTCTGCGCTAGCAAAATCCCTAGAATCCACTTTTGCCAAGCCTTAGAGCTGCCATATCATATAGCATACGAATTAGAAAGGGGTATATCTAGTAGCATCTCTTTTTTCACCTCTTGTGCGCGATCACTTCCTAGCAAGTAGCACACAATCTCTAGGGCAAAAAACGGCGCGCTAGCAGGACCAGAAGCGGTGATCTGGGAGTCGTGCGCAAGGACACTTGTTTGTTGATAGCGCAGATTTGGAGCTTTAGAGCTCTCATAGCAAGAAGACTCGCAGCCCGGATAGCAAGTAAAATATCCTTGCAGCACATTGGCACGAGCTAGCACGATAGGCGCGGCGCAAATAGCAGCGATAAGCTTGCTAGCCTTAGCAAAGCTCTGCAAAATTGCCCTAACCTCCGCGCTTGCGCTAAGATTTTCCATCCCTCTAAGCCCGCCGGGCAGGGCTATGCCGCTTAGGCGATCTAATACACTAGAATCCACTTTTGCTAGATCGTGTGGCGCAAATATCTCTATATCGTGCGCGCCTTTATACGCCCTAGCCCCGCTCACTCCAGCTAGCAGCACCTCTATCCCACTTCGGCGCAAAATATCCACCACACTCACACACTCAATCTCCTCAAAGCCATCAGCCAAGGGGACTAAAATGGATTTTACTTCATCTGTTGCTTGCATAATCACTCCTTGCTTTATGTGCGAGCATTGTAGCTAAGATTTAAAAATACACGCGCAAATAAAGCCCGATGAGAGTAGTTGAACGCTTTCTTACATAGCAAGCAGGCTTTAGATTAAGGGGCAGATACGCTTATCTTCACGCTCATTTACTTTGCCCTACTCTATAAGGCAAACGACACAAAGTAAAGTGGCTTTGTGCTTGGCGCGCGCTTTGCTCTATGCTTGTCGGCTGCTTGTTTTTTTTTTTTTTTTGTGATAGGGTTGCGCTCTGCGTTTTGACGCAGAATTTACTTACTAAAGGGGATAAAATGGATATGCAAGAGCTAGTGAAAAAACATATAAAATTTACAAGTCAAGGGGATTTTATAAGAAGTGTAAAAACACTTAAGGCTAGAT encodes the following:
- a CDS encoding histidine kinase, with protein sequence MTIIPPNPTYNPRKKRLINKGFKALVARDFTLAAHYFNLALALDSSDKRACIGVLIADIAQDFPKKAEIFTELYQILLASAPRAQHNAIHTQMLEILRDFDTSLDHISHAAQAEDSLESEQLNGIAYKDFTTLCQAKGFKEVFENLIFSTKIIFTERDDFYQFLKDLIHYGFKQIALTYIEDMPQIAYNSEIQEILKQF
- a CDS encoding NifU family protein, which encodes MLPFSDSELYEPVQRSLEKVRPHLLRDSGDIELQEIKGGKVYVRLLGACQGCSASHITLKRGVEQQLKRDIHPDMEVVEVR
- a CDS encoding OmpP1/FadL family transporter, producing MRVKIAILLAGGIVSSYGSGFKLTEQSLNGTALNSAYIAGAYGADSSYYNPANMGFDEANEIEVNGTMIFIPGFDFTTAGRDKGEISTGNGAALGPNRPAGPAIVSGRANPTLAFAPKIFFKTKPWHIGDSVKTNFGLSITTPSGLSMDWSGEGGEFLDNVGIMMIETNPVVSLTLWDRLGLAAGARIIYGSGDFDNTLYVPYTAENAMGLGLNIKGTTKISQSSSTKAWGLGYNVALTLKLTKTTTLAATYRSKVHFDMKGNLFATSHIDGGKLAGKGTVDMRANLLLSTDLPDTLNVALAQRLGKLLAEFTYEHTFWGSADIFEFQYSNQEFSNAQGFTPGFENTIIATAYQNMAGADYNAVAMGRGWKNSNAFRLGFTHFSTENLTLMGSLALDFTPVPQGRDTFGIPDANSYMLGLGARYNLFGGRADVGLAYSLALKDNTKSFIQSQNGLGQLHLVTLGAKYRF
- the maf gene encoding septum formation inhibitor Maf, translating into MREPLILASLSPTRARILQEWGIAFSQMDSGFDEESLEISDPAKFAYIACMKKLESTLALLDKRGKLTSALDSGVLCADSVVSVNGKLLRKARDKQEARNMLELQDSKHISILTALAYQSKRASFVDLSACVLELGRFEPSDMLGYVDSLAWVGKAGCVMIEGFHKRYIRRQIGLESSALGLSIEKLVRFLELV
- the ccoS gene encoding cbb3-type cytochrome oxidase assembly protein CcoS, whose protein sequence is MNTPIITIMLLVSLGIGLVGLVVFLWGLRNGQFDDAHKITHGALFDSVEDLNLANAIAQNQQATPNPKHKESKMEHYTIAVIGAGPGGISASVEATLKGLSVILLEKGAEHNATLRKFYKDGKRVDRDYKGDKVELVGAIDFSDTNKEGALAMFDSLLEKHAINVAYNNDVESIQRQDNDSLLIRTSGNHSISADYAIITIGKMGQPNKPSYKIPPAILRQVNYNASSIQAGERLLIVGGGNSAVEYAIDLCASHDTTLNYRRTEFARINDTNKQELEKVIASGTLKTKLGVDIESLEEQGGKICAHFSDGSSDVFDRAIYAIGGSSPVDFLKKCNIELDSNNLPIVNEHLQTSVQGVFIAGDIGFKSGASVAMAIAQAEKIVSHIAGHK
- a CDS encoding UDP-N-acetylmuramoyl-L-alanyl-D-glutamate--2,6-diaminopimelate ligase, giving the protein MKITKPCVYQGVAYTHLSDDSRELDSHTLFVRTPLNAAFTPDHPSIEAKQLAELFAPLPKIIGITGTNGKTTTAALIYSLLLDLGYSCALVGTRGVFANDKQLRPKGLTTPCVLELYEILAMVGECAFVIMEVSSHAIVQERIAGIHFSIKILTNITSDHLDYHKTQAEYIRVKNSFFSDDGCKIINADEPHASYNRHNAHTYAIEANAHLKPNAYSLDHAITAHLSYAPASRAKDSLEHAIIQAPLYGKHNLYNILAALLCVKLIAQKPLESCAEYLEHFGGVEGRMEVVSKDPLIIVDFAHTHDGMEAIFTSFIGKNIAVVFGAGGDRDPTKRPKMGAVAYKYASKLYITSDNPRSEDPTRIINDILQGIPKDPKKPVCIDIDRRASIQKAVAELKMGELKKGELKMEGLGGDWVLLVLGKGDETYQIIGDEKRHFDDRQEIRAALQAPLP
- a CDS encoding ATP-binding cassette domain-containing protein, translated to MKSALKPSAPVLCVRDLCARFGDFALENISLEVWANERVGIVGKSGSGKSLLAKLLMGLVAGSDIRGSITLQGIEANLAACPISSPLWRTIRAKGIAYIPQSPKLALNPLHSIAKQLGEMCALHLPHTPKSHYNAIIDDALESVGLESSLKHRLPHTLSGGQAQRVCIAMMILARPKILLCDEPTTALDAHIQSQILELLASFTEMAIVLISHDLGLMGRFAERGYVMERGKICGHFGRDSSSAILESKSDLGDCALNSHSADFGDFMVTADSCSAIKSPKNSKSPTANLKILEEDKQAECEKSAENKKVDSSKQAYFLSLRALRSKAWQSTQTKTQSLESTFSHNAKKSQKVDSSNDYFAAAKIMDSKETSANAERYPLFCHAAATTAARNDDKNTDTQKVDSRDNAQNVENSAQDSRIFTQNAPILTTPQAEGFCDDFLKKLRFGGFQGGGEGILLGVNEQAPAAESPKSAQKANADTQKVCLRLHNFGAYHTTKGFFTKQKIPAVQGINLALKMGDSVGIIGASGSGKSSLALGILGLEGQLGELCLYPIESKDPLIYTDKRRDRAFISMVQIVFQDPLAALNPRMCVLEIVQEALQSQNAKKSSPLQAMQILEQVGLSRAFAYRYSATLSGGEAQRVCIARALASGARILLLDEPTSALDKSTQQDIITLLLDLQQRLNLSYLVISHDLSVIEAMCDCVLVLESGQVIEQGELAQVFSAPSHPYTQALLRARI
- a CDS encoding DJ-1 family glyoxalase III; this encodes MQATDEVKSILVPLADGFEEIECVSVVDILRRSGIEVLLAGVSGARAYKGAHDIEIFAPHDLAKVDSSVLDRLSGIALPGGLRGMENLSASAEVRAILQSFAKASKLIAAICAAPIVLARANVLQGYFTCYPGCESSCYESSKAPNLRYQQTSVLAHDSQITASGPASAPFFALEIVCYLLGSDRAQEVKKEMLLDIPLSNSYAI